The Mobula hypostoma chromosome 5, sMobHyp1.1, whole genome shotgun sequence region GTGTTTTCACTTTAACTCACCATATGGGGCAGGAATAAAAGATTAAAGATGATAAATGTacatttgtcatatgtacattgcaacacacggtgaaatgtgtcgtttttgTCAATGACCCACAGTctgagggatgtgctgggggcagcccgtgaGTGTCTCAAGGCTTCCAGTAcaaacatagcacgcccacaatcaCTAACCTGAACCAggatgtgtttggaatgtgggaggaaaccagaccactcAGAGGAAGCCCAAGCGGTCACGGGAAGaaggtagaaactccttacagacagcagtgggaattgaaccgtgatCGGTAATCACTGGAGATGTGAAGCAGTGCGCTAACTGCATCACCACCATGATGCCCTAACATTAAAACTAAACTGAACTAGAGTGTGTCCCACAAGAGCTAAACAGCATCCAAGCAAACACTTCCACCTGGATAACACAGGGTGAAGGTCCTGCCCAGAACATGGGTAGGGTCAGACCTCGGCAAGTAGGGGAAAGGAATGTACCAATGACATACTGGAAACATCTCAGCCTGGTGcaaggaaagagttaaattttAATTCCTTCTTGGTATACACTAAAATGTGTAACACAAAATGGAAGCTTGTACAACAAAATGGTGCTAATCTGGGACGTGAGAATATGTACAAGGGAACCAGTCCACAGCCATGTTTTGAGAACTTACTGTGAAAACTAGTCTACAGTCAGGAGAGTAAACAATGGTAAAAATCATGTCTGTCTGGGAAAGTCTCAGATTAAAGGGCATTGCATTGAAGGGTATAAATAGGAGCAAATTGTTTGAGCGAGTGGAAATCTCCTCcgaggctggtcatgactagtACTATGAGCTGGAGATAGAGacgagagagtggagagagtgagagaaaggagagagagagaaaggagagaggggagaggggggggaagggagagaaagagagtaaaaggaaaggggagagagagaagagaaagaggagaaacaaaaaagagaggggagagagagagaaaggagagaggagagagagaacagtcaggtttgatatcattggcatatgttgtgaaatttgttgttttgcaatagcAGTATATTGCAAAACATCAtaataaaaaatctataaattactatTAGAAATGATGTTATGAatatatataaatagtgcaaaaagagcccAAGAATAGTAAGCTAGTGTTCgtgggtccaatgtccatttagaaatttgatgacagaggggaagaagctgttcctcaaacatTGAGAGTTTGCcatcgggcttctgtacctcctccttgatggtagcaatgagaagggggtatGCCTTGGGTGatagggtccttaaagatggatgctgccttttgatgaGAGAgttaaagagacagagagagcaacatagagaaaaagagaggcacagagagagagagaaagagggggagtgAGCAACACaaagggaaagagggggagagacagagggattCCTCCGGCAGTATATTGTGTAGCATGACTTAGTGGTTGGTTGATAATTATTATTTTGTCTATTTTTTACAAACCattctctttatttttgtattttattctttatataacccAAAGTAATTCCTTTAATGCGTGTATACAGCCTCCCTTGTCTATGGATACCACATGCGGCTGAATCAGATAAGAACAAGGgatgaattttaaaatattttccttaCAGCTGCATCAGTGCTAGGATCACTTCCTCCACAACCTGCCTCCTACCCTGTTCAGGAGCAGGTAGAAGGAGTTAGTCATATTTCATTTCCAGAATAATTTTCCTGAAacccctttgaatcctctccaatgccagcacatcctttcttcgataaggggcccaaaactgctcacaatattccaagtgtggtctgatcagtgccttataaagccacagcattacatccttgcttttgtattctggtcttctcaaaatgaatgctaacattgcatttgccttctttaccaccagctcaacctgcaaattaacctttagggaatcctgcacaatggctcacaagtccctttgctcctcagatttttgcatttgcacctcatttagaaaatagtttacatctttattccttctaccagaatgcatggccatacacttccttgctgtattccacctgccacttctttgccctttttcctaatctgtctaagtccttctgcttattccctgcttcttcaacactgcctgttcctccatctacctttgtatcatctgcaaacttgcccacaaagccatcaactccatcatccagatcattaacatataacgtgaaaagtagtggacccGACACCGACCCATGtggaaccccactagtcactggcagccaatcagaaagggccccctttattcccactgtttgcctctgGCCAATCAGCCAGTCTTCTGAGCAGacataatgttttatgttctatgacatgtacttgtgcagatgaaaGCAAACTTGACTTTGGCTACAatccagtcctctgggatctcATTTGTGGCCTCTGTCAAAGCCCTAGTAATCTCTCTTCTTGTCCTTCTCTATAGTCTGGGGTAGATCCCATCAAACCCTGCAGAGTTTTTAATTACAAATATACAAAAGTTATTCactaaaaatatatatacaataaTCAGGGGATCAGAACTATTtataatttcaaattaaaatattatcTGTGAAAGACTCGATTCCCTGGAGGGCCCACTGTTCCCGGAAATCTCCCACTATGCTCATAGTGATCACATGCTCCATCTCCAAGGACACCTAGGCGTGGACATAACCTATGAAAAGTGGCAGGAGGAGGCCTTGACTGCCCATAAATGGCCATTTTGGTCAGGCCCAGGAGGTCTCCTGAGTGACCCTTTCCCCTCTGCACTGGGAGTGTGGGACTAAAGTGTATCCAAAGCATGAGGAGCAGCCCTTCAGATACTCAAATAgaggctgcaacctctcacactccacATAAACATGATACACAGACTCCTCCTGGCTGGGTAGTTGGGCAGTCACAGGGAACAGGCTGTCCTGAGgattcatcccctttaatattcCTCAAGGGCAATGATACCAGCTCCTTCATGATCTCCATATACCCCGGATTACTAGCCTACCTCTTCTGATCTCACCATCCTCCATGTCCCTCTCCTTGATGAAAACTCATTGGGTACATACATAGCCATGATGGCTGAGGAGGGCCAGACGTCCAGAGTAAGAGTCTGACCCTATCCAGTTGACCTCAGGGCTGCCCTGGCCCAGCAGGGAAGGGTGCCTTCTGCTTCCCGCCCCCTAGTAGTGTTTAAAGATTAGGACATGTACATTGAGACACATAGTGATGCATAAACAATCTCGTAgttcagttagagattggcaactGTGATgtgtgggcatctctgagtcatggctaaaaagaagatcatagttgaggGCTTAACGTCCAGACATACACATTGtaatgaaaggacaggcagataggctGAGGGGATTGGGTGGCTCAGTCAgttaaaaaattaaatgaaatcctTAGAAACAACTGACATAGTATTGGAAGATGTAGTatcttgtgggtagaattaagaaactgaaagggtaaaaagaccctgatgggagctatatacaggcctctgaatagtAGCCAGAATACGGGCCACAATTACAAGATGactttctagagcagcttgtgtgAGCCCACTAAGAGAATGGCATTtctgagtgttatgtaatgaccagGATTTCacaagggagcttaaggtaaaggaacccttaggagacagtgatcataatatgatagaattcatactacagtttgaaaaggagaagctaaaatcatatgtatcagtggagtaaatggaattacagaggcatgaaagaagaactggccaaagttgattggattgggacactaacagggatgatgacagaacagcaatgactcGAGTTTCTGGGATAAATTTGGAAGGCGCACGGGaagacacatcccaaagatgaagtactTTAAGGGGAAGATAAGGCAACTAcgtctgacaagggaagttaaagacaacataaaaacaaaagagagggcatgtaatattgcaaaaaattagtgggaagatgggggattgagaagcttttaaaaaccaacagaagacaactaaaaaagaaGATGCAAATAGTTGtttcagatatatagagagtaaaagagaggtgagagtggatactggactgctggaaaatgacactggagaggtagtgatgtaggacaaagaaatgacagacaaaattgataaatattttgcatcagacttcactgtaaAAGACACTACTAGGGGAATGCCAGAAATATGAGTGCatcggggcagaagtgagtactaaaaagaaggtgcttgggaagctgaaaaatctgaagatggataagtcatctggatcaaatggactacaccccagggttctaaaagaaggagctgaagagattgtggagaaatTGGTttccatggttctggaggaccagCAGATAGCAAATATTATTCTGTTTTTTAAcaaagagggaggcaaaagaaagaaaattgtaggccagttagcctgacctcagtggttggaaagatgttggagtccattattaaggatgaggttttggggtacttggaggcacatgataaaataggccaaagtcaacatggttttctcaaggggaaatctttctgaaataaatctgttggaactctttgaagaattaacaggcaagatagacaaatgagagtcagtggatattgtttatttggatttcagAATGCTTTTGACGAGGTCTTGaacataaggctgcttaagaaGGTAAGAGCCCGTCGTATTACAGGAATGGATATaaggttggctgattggcaggaggtaaaatgtgggaataaagggggccttttctggttggccaaCTGTGACTAGAGATGTACCACGGGGGTAAGTGTTGGGACTGcctcttttcatattatatgtcagtgatttggatgaaggggttgttggcattgtggccaagttcATGACTTCAGGCTGCCTGATGGGAGCTGCAAGAAGGTgccttggcctggatggtggggatctttgatgaaggTCATTGGCTTCCTGAGggagtgcctcctgtagatactactgtTGGGTATGCTCATGATTTATTGGTCTCCGAAGCTTCTTctgttcctgtgcatttgaattgtcACGATGCAACTGGTTAGGATACTTCCATCAGtccatctgcagaagtttgagtGTTCATATAAGTTGGACTACTACAGCACTCTTCAGgtgctttggcccacaatgttgtactgactgtctaacctattctaaaatcaatataacccttccctccttcataGTCCTCCAGTTTtatatcacccatgtgcctacctaaggatttcataaatgtccctaatggacctgcctctaccaccaccctggcagggtgttccatgcacccaccactctgtgtaaaaaacctacctctgacatcccccttatgcTTTCCTCCAAGCATCTTTaaattatgcctcctcatattagccatttctgccctgggaaaaagtctctgtctgTCCACCTCTTATGAtactatacacctctatcaagtcacctctcgttctcctttgctccaaagagaaaagcccaaaacTATTCAACCTTTTATCATcagtcatgctctctaatccaggcagcattcaagtgaatctcctctgcatgggCCAAACCTCCTTAACACCTGAAGAAAGAAAAGACTCTGGTGTGCCTTCCTTGTGGGTGCATCCGTGTGCTGGGCACACAGTAAATATTGTTCCTTTGTACTAAAAGAGCTTTAGAGATAATCCGGGAATTTATTGCCTCACATCAGCGGTGGGAAAGCCATGCGACAGGATCTACTCATATTTGGAAAAGCGAGTGCttattaggaacagtcagcatggcttcaaagctgattgaaatttttgaggagatGACAAAGATGACTGATAGAGGTAGGTTCAATTAGAAGAGTTTTTATTGTCATGCACACTGGAGTGAAGGGTAATTCCTTCTTCAGATGAAGCCACAACAGTAAATAATAACAAAAGAGCAATGTTGCGAGGATCAGGATGAATGGTAGAACAGTTTGTAGAATTGTAGAGCAGTccaaagtaatgcaaaaagaaatgctgaaGGGATGGTAACAGAATAACTGGGAATGCCAGTGTTCCCTGCTGTACCTGTGACTCTGTCTAAggtggtcaaagtaaatttattatctaagcagGTTTACATCACCAATAAATCTAGGGgttcatgttcttgcaggcatttacaggaaataatgaaatactatagaatttatgaaagactATACCCTAATAAATGTGCAAAGGACAGAATTTGCAAATatataagtaatactgagaacatgagttgtagagtccttgaaaatgagtctgtaggttgtggaatcagtcagTGTTGAGGCCTGTGAAATTATCCACGCCAGTCTGGGAACCTTATATCtctaaggtaataactgttcctaaaactggtggtgtgggacctaagcatcctgtacctcctgtccgatggtggcagcgagaagagagtaaggcctggatggtgagggtcattgACAACGGGTGTTGCTTTCTCGTTGCAGTTCTCCTTGTTGATGTCCTCACCGGCGGGTGAGGGGTTTGCCTGGGCCGCATCCattactttctgtagacttttccgttCCTGGACATTAGTCCCATTTGACCGCGTTTGGCCCACACTCATCTAATCCTTTCCCATCTACAGGCTTGTCCAATCGTATTGGCGGTGGATTTTGATAACATCCCCAGGAGGACTCGTTGGTAATTTTTAGCCTGTTTCAAACTGGTGGGCGTAACGAGCGGAAACCTTCTGGTTAACATTGTGAGCGAAACCAGCTCGCCTGCTGGCAAGGCACTTGAAGTGTTAATACTCGTCTTAAACTTGCTGTTGTGTGGTTTCTGTCACAGAGCGGAAgcgcgcgtgagagagagagagagagagagagaaggggaccTGAAGCCGGGAGGGAGACTCTGATGTTCGGTCTCTGGGGCTCGGCTGACGATGAACGTGTCGGGGAACTGCTCGGGCGCTGAGGAGCACCTGGTGGAGGTGCGTGTCTTCGCCTCTGTCGCCTCCTTCGTTCTCCTGGCTTTCTTCAACCTGGTGATTAACTCCACCATCCTGAGCGAGGACCGCCTGCGCTCGCAGGCCCGCTTCGTTTTACTGCTCCATCTCCTACTCTCCGGGGTTGTCTATTTCGGCCTGAGCAGCTCCTTCTACTTGCTGACCTACATGCGCGCCGCCGTCTCCGCGTCCTGGTGCCTAGCACTGTTGCTCGCCCTCATGGTCAGCGGCTCCTCCATCCTGCTGACCCTAACCCTGATGGCCGTCGACCGCTACTTGGCCATCTGTCACCCGCTCAAGTACAGCGCCTTCTGCGCCCGCCACTCGGTCTGGTTCCTCTGCCCGCTCATCTGGTTCTGCTCATCGGTGATCCCGCTCATCCTCGTGTGCCAGCAGGTGGGTCCCCGGGCGCAGCAGGGGCCGGGGCCGGGACCGGCTAAGCGCTGCTCGTCCTCGCACCTCGCCTCCAGCCA contains the following coding sequences:
- the zgc:194312 gene encoding probable G-protein coupled receptor 148 — protein: MNVSGNCSGAEEHLVEVRVFASVASFVLLAFFNLVINSTILSEDRLRSQARFVLLLHLLLSGVVYFGLSSSFYLLTYMRAAVSASWCLALLLALMVSGSSILLTLTLMAVDRYLAICHPLKYSAFCARHSVWFLCPLIWFCSSVIPLILVCQQVGPRAQQGPGPGPAKRCSSSHLASSHNMKQTSKILLIGVCTLLILFSYLKILAESWRIGTLNRRNRRARSTILMHGVQLSVYIIPTFITFFLQVLAQAGKLDQCTRARFEVANFAFFSLAQCISPVIYGLRKEELWDLLCHKYPCLHWDFKRLLEGLVGVSGCLRGPSCLSRRPPPPADAPW